Proteins encoded in a region of the Onthophagus taurus isolate NC chromosome 10, IU_Otau_3.0, whole genome shotgun sequence genome:
- the LOC111428342 gene encoding protein Lilipod: MEEIEDETDIREQIFHNNVREQIIFLLLFILLYLSSFALLGKFKRRGREDYYSTDEDEVMVYRISTWLCTFSLAVSIGAVLLLPFSIISNEVLLIYPNSYYVKWLNISLVQGLWNYVFLFSFISLFALLPFAYLFTESEGFFGHRKRLIARVYETFVVLVLFALAIFGLTFVISSIIDKDKSSIQTLLDLWSYHLPFLYSCISFIGVLMLLVCTPLGFVRLFDIVGKFLIKPKFLRDINEEYFACALEEESLRRRLKHAQYTGKSYVSPSPMSLGFQPPVQDEYNLPNTLLRLRNGELQSGLSVRLTEVETKRKILDKQRQTSSLRRNVVYPVAMLLLLGLTGITVLIVLQNSVELLIGIKALPLSSRQFTLGISSLSMLGPLGAALEIILILYLILTSSIGLYSSPPMSKIRPRKGSTPFSLIIANCSLVLILSSALPLLAKILGITNFDLLGDFGSIEWLGNFKIVLLYNLVFAGAATLCLVNKFTAKVRRELYARCSQNFRGFFSSDYPPSVPNTPRPSFIIVTD; the protein is encoded by the exons ATggaagaaattgaagatgagACGGATATAAGGGAACAGATATTCCATAATAATGTTCGGGAACAAATt atatTTTTACTGTTATTCATTCTCTTATACTTGTCCAGTTTTGCGTTGCTGGGCAAGTTCAAGAGAAGAGGTCGTGAAGACTATTACAGCACGGACGAGGACGAGGTGATGGTTTATAGGATAAGCACTTGGTTGTGCACGTTCTCCCTAGCTGTTTCGATCGGGGCCGTTCTACTTTTGCCCTTTTCAATCATCTCAAATGAGGTACTACTCATTTACCCGAACAGTTATTACGTCAAGTGGCTCAATATTTCACTTGTACAAG GACTGTGGAATTATGTGTTCCTATTTTCATTCATATCACTTTTCGCCCTTTTACCATTCGCTTATCTATTTACCGAGTCCGAAGGATTTTTTGGACATCGAAAACGTTTGATAGCCAGGGTTTACGAGACGTTCGTTGTCCTGGTTCTATTCGCCCTAGCCATTTTTGGACTGACCTTTGTGATCTCTTCGATTATCGACAAAGACAAATCAAGCATTCAAACTTTACTAg atttaTGGAGCTATCACCTACCATTTTTATATTCTTGCATATCATTCATTGGTGTGTTAATGTTATTAG tttgtACACCATTAGGATTTGTCCGTTTATTTGATATAGTcggtaaatttttaataaaaccaaaatttcTTCGGGACATCAACGAAGAATATTTTGCGTGCGCTTTAGAAGAGGAATCATTACGCCGCCGATTAAAACACGCTCAATATACAGGGAAATCGTACGTTAGCCCATCACCAATGTCTTTGGGTTTTCAACCGCCAGTTCAGGACGAATACAATCTCCCCAACACTTTATTAAGACTGAGAAACGGCGAGCTTCAATCGGGATTAAGCGTTCGCCTAACGGAAGTTGAGACAAAACGAAAAATCTTAGATAAACAACGACAAACTTCTTCGTTACGTAGAAACGTGGTTTATCCGGTTGCGATGTTATTGTTACTCGGATTAACCGGAATCACCGTTTTGATTGTACTTCAAAATAGCGTTGAATTATTAATTGGGATTAAAGCTTTACCATTAAGCTCGAGA caaTTTACTTTAGGAATAAGTTCGTTATCGATGCTTGGACCTTTAGGAGCTGCtttagaaatcattttaattttatatttaatcttAACGTCATCAATAGGTTTGTATTCATCCCCGCCAATGTCCAAGATTCGACCCAGAAAAGGAAGCACTCCCTTCAGTTTAATTATAGCTAATTGCAGTTTGGTGCTGATTTTAAGTTCAGCTTTGCCGTTACTTGCTAAAATTTTAG gtatAACAAATTTCGATTTGTTGGGTGATTTCGGTAGCATAGAATGGTtgggaaattttaaaatagtaCTTCTATACAATTTAGTGTTTGCGGGTGCTGCGACTTTGTGCCTTGTAAACAAGTTTACGGCGAAAGTGAGAAGGGAACTTTACGCACG ctgTTCTCAAAATTTCCGAGGATTTTTTTCGAGCGATTATCCACCTTCCGTTCCAAACACCCCGAGGCCATCATTTATTATCGTCACTGATTGA
- the LOC111428176 gene encoding probable JmjC domain-containing histone demethylation protein 2C isoform X2, whose product MFYSTTRGRRTLVSMEWDSSLSGVREYPELKASVKRWAEQQDGQRILLATPSVLVGYRVEVYRAEGTTQWYTAVIVGYNEATRDLTVTDDTVLEEHNEDPALVQMRLIGDGVVESIMRGENVGITPRRSRSTVLQAQYYHQQQTGRVIRGISLATPTNTASTTVTTRKPKSSPSEDKGSSSAKAGRKRKSSENESTSKQRHAGYLNVKEDLENKQGRKRNVVNHRGNAKKKVLEEATNSKLRVVQVRVEDCLQNAALNDGALSAVCRRSLEEEESAGEQQAEEEEEDDDEEEPTVEEEDVSSGVGELVVVNEAKKPTPKGEYYDADDDDDGDVRKVVVVVSGTCNVEGGNGVEEQRVSARGGGGERPPSETVVAEVVSEEDDCVIVTATPKIIDECPLRGDDEGPLSSSSPFNTSRMELADSAHGQLLRFPDDRSDSGVSSLRSGSGDERSGSRSSALSSSDEPPPPPSHQQQQLVAGPQSASVATLGVRPLQTRSPLFVPSSTNTPPAPYSVVVGGGSGSVTASTPGPGPGPGAAAPQSAAAIDAAVRVWRDPNLLLESEPHVRHIHSVQHHTLLMSHPSQQQPPGQQAQPAAHPTLYPPVPPPPPSALMSPHLSHHPHLPPPALYTLRPEMVPALWGKQYIPGHLPLPQVPPQTSSAAEELLERDRVLAQDRDRQERQERQRQSQEIEKQKEKEREQRERERQERERMEKMEREKQEKEQQQAQAAVQKHFEESLRRMQKQPHAANAWTGFSLPPPRGTSADEERKRAEQEHHQREQQRRAMAASRPDSRDKTTYYTNTVQRPSSVPSKTDYPPPAHSRERLGSGSKSNEKLMHNLNPEVNAFGYPAYQPPFFPQDPSKLKDHHKGGQPGGQVMIKSMERERELLQNPSIHIEAKNSVIVKHEKNPHHLDVTSRMSQAHSKSPQLRTDLMSHYMSSSQHKPSMYTLQDYRSPTQSPHHVQHPHAPSPHHHEAQNLGKTHHSRTSSQQPSPHHPHSQQHPSPELRYRNDNHISSLYNSKSITKGTLNSVSYTYVPPATTISHYTIAAGTSLTNMKPKVSSPAPHHIYGKPSAGIETSMPVSRPNSEPMVGVVNPLPLTSKPLSSSVSSPYQQVSQYHPPIPQNTPPTNVLPPPAHSSRLPTTYDRMYPGGIVPGGLAVKPSIQHGTSPPTAASAPSPIARSHQQYSMPGVTYPSQNIPSIPSVQTQPLDFCVTPKYDSATSPKRKATPVSSASAPMCLEKKRRVETPPHPYANQSTQQPQLARVSEPSSLIANAATTITTVVNAAALRTTPTSMMQGQPVPMESLPSDVSVISIVSEKSPGARDACEVVVSPTVVQNITPPPSTTPVDVALNSCATPIKVVEIVNPDSEKSNSPGPNKAVSSTGSTTTSTVTTTTSLSTSTSSHPIRHLKKAWLQRHTGEDVVDRTGITGTGSCVTLPINITNNVPKEPTTVTSLHSIGSMAVNSINKTKHFGAKTNNRKSHKDNSLNGDAAKADDSSSSDQERNRKDPPKRKPPKVKRKKGGTAAKKVEEHKKRKVTTSTSNPPIQSESGSDSEKESGSEKDSDSGASTTVAPVAKKTPGPAVKDKEPRKRGRRPKTSKNDKSEEPRTKKSKEEALPQRDPFRKPPVGQLKKTGESFLQDGPCFEVAPKLAKCRECRWTPNQRSKNMPNIFCRFYAFRRLRYTKNGQLAIAGFSDPHKDASEDDLKLWLPSADKPPTDLDLETSRFILKQVGDHFCNLLTQEKDAHGEHMSEEKTIAWKRVVQGVREMCDVCETTLFNIHWTCGKCGFVVCLDCYKGRKNKTIKIWGEPGKDRDDYSWLLCTNRQPHEQEKLMLTQIIAGDSLTKLGRLVHEMRELWNVEQHCECPLSKEINPKTNGTRKELIKCILSGENGIKKEIKEESDVKPLANGANTTSVKDEKNSLSWLADVALSNEDKKNEDTSDSEDGSFSTLRELLIRPSHKHNGSRAGSPVSAAKTLKKTGRFDATLEEIISTVVEDGVPKLKEETISPETKIELKHFVRKDNYLARIRGMLPIRIMTLTESKLLYPDIPHSWLCDGKLLRLNDTTHQGNTKIFQDQWKRGQPVLVSDVTKHLSKDLWTPEAFIRDFGEDKNDLINCLTGNLVLNQPMRKFWEGFEHLTRRLKDDKGNPMLLKLKDWPPGEDFSDMLPSRFTDLMKVLPLSEYTHRNGRLNLAGRLPECFVRPDLGPKMYNAYGSALHPSKGTTNLHLDISDAVNVMVYVGIPKDGDCDEHIKEAFRAIDEAGCDILTRRRVRDKGELPGALWHIYNARDADKIRDLLNKVVVEKGGCLEPNHDPIHDQSCYLDGPLRERLYKEYGVEGYAIVQCLGDAVFIPAGAPHQVRNLHNCIKVAEDFVSPENVSQCFHLTQEFRDLSDTHTNHEDKLQIKNIIYHAVKDALSVLTSVLNDHANTVKTEKETERSNGSGGNSVCADEHSGKSTDSHGEQV is encoded by the exons GTTCCTCCAGCGCAAAAGCGGgtcgaaaaagaaaaagcagCGAAAACGAGTCGACATCGAAACAACGTCACGCGGGTTATCTGAACGTTAAGGAGGATTTAGAGAATAAACAAGGGAGGAAAAGGAACGTGGTGAATCATCGCGGTAACGCGAAGAAAAAGGTTTTGGAGGAGGCGACCAATAGTAAACTTCGGGTGGTTCAGGTTCGGGTCGAGGACTGCCTGCAGAACGCTGCCCTCAACGATGGCGCACTCTCGGCCGTCTGCAGGCGGTCTCTAGAAGAGGAGGAGAGTGCCGGCGAGCAACAGGCCGAGGAAGAAGAGGAAGACGACGACGAGGAGGAGCCGACTGTTGAAGAAGAGGACGTTAGCAGTGGTGTCGGTGAATTAGTAGTAGTGAACGAGGCGAAAAAACCGACGCCCAAAGGAGAGTATTACGACGCTGACGATGATGACGACGGCGATGTGCGAAAAGTGGTTGTCGTGGTGAGTGGTACGTGCAATGTGGAGGGTGGTAACGGTGTCGAAGAACAACGGGTGTCAGCGAGAGGAGGCGGTGGTGAAAGGCCTCCATCAGAGACGGTAGTTGCAGAAGTGGTCAGCGAGGAGGACGACTGCGTGATAGTTACGGCCACGCCGAAGATCATCGACGAGTGCCCCCTCCGCGGTGACGATGAGGGACCTCTCTCCTCGTCCTCGCCGTTCAATACCAGCAGGATGGAACTCGCAGACTCTGCCCATGGACAGCTACTACGGTTCCCCGATGATCGATCAGACTCAG gtGTAAGTTCATTACGTTCAGGCAGTGGAGATGAGAGGTCAGGGTCACGTTCCAGCGCCCTGAGCTCGTCAGACGAACCGCCGCCGCCGCCTTCGCACCAGCAGCAACAGTTAGTTGCCGGACCACAGTCGGCGAGCGTCGCGACGCTTGGCGTCCGACCACTGCAGACGCGCTCGCCGCTCTTCGTACCGTCGAGCACCAACACGCCGCCCGCGCCGTACAGCGTCGTAGTCGGCGGCGGCAGCGGAAGCGTCACCGCCTCCACACCGGGCCCAGGACCAGGACCCGGAGCCGCCGCCCCACAGTCCGCGGCGGCTATCGACGCGGCGGTACGTGTGTGGCGCGACCCCAACCTGCTGTTGGAGTCCGAGCCGCACGTCCGCCACATACACAGCGTCCAGCACCACACGCTGCTCATGTCGCACCCGTCCCAGCAACAGCCGCCAGGCCAGCAAGCGCAGCCAGCGGCGCACCCAACGCTCTATCCACCAGTACCACCGCCCCCGCCCTCAGCCCTCATGTCGCCGCACCTCTCGCACCATCCGCATTTACCGCCGCCCGCTCTTTATACCCTCCGCCCGGAAATGGTACCGGCTCTTTGGGGCAAACAATACATCCCTGGACACCTGCCATTACCGCAGGTGCCACCGCAGACGTCGTCCGCAGCCGAAGAATTACTTGAGAGGGATAGGGTCTTGGCACAGGATAGAGATCGACAAGAAAGACAAGAACGGCAGAG ACAAAGTCAAGAGATTGAAAAGCAAAAAGAGAAGGAAAGGGAGCAAAGAGAGCGCGAAAGACAAGAGAGAGAGCGGATGGAGAAGATGGAACGCGAGAAACAGGAGAAGGAACAGCAACAGGCGCAGGCAGCTGTTCAGAAGCACTTTGAAGAGTCACTTCGGAGGATGCAAAAGCAACCACACGCTGCCAACGCTTGGACGGGGTTCAGTTTACCACCTCCGAGAGGGACCAGCGCGGATGAGGAGCGTAAACGAGCCGAACAAGAGCACCATCAACGGGAGCAACAGAGACGCGCAATGGCAGCCTCTCGACCTGACAGTAGAGATAAGACTACCTATTACACCAACACGGTTCAAAGACCTTCGAGTGTTCCTAGTAAAACCGATTATCCTCCACCTGCTCATAGCAGGGAAAGATTAGGTAGCGGGAGCAAAAGTAACGAAAAGTTGATGCATAATTTAAACCCCGAAGTAAACGCTTTTGGGTATCCCGCGTATCAACCGCCTTTTTTTCCTCAAGATCCTTCCAAGTTAAAAGATCATCATAAAGGTGGACAACCAGGTGGGCAAGTAATGATTAAATCCATGGAACGAGAACGGGAATTGCTACAAAATCCTTCTATTCATATTGAAGCTAAGAATTCTGTGATTGTTAAACACGAAAAGAATCCGCACCATCTCGACGTGACATCCAGGATGTCTCAAGCGCATTCGAAGAGTCCGCAGTTACGAACGGACTTGATGAGCCATTATATGAGTTCAAGTCAACATAAACCTAGTATGTACACTCTTCAAGATTATAGAAGTCCCACGCAAAGCCCTCACCACGTCCAGCATCCCCACGCACCTAGCCCACATCACCACGAAGCCCAAAACTTAGGAAAAACTCATCATAGTAGAACAAGTTCCCAACAACCCTCTCCTCATCATCCCCATTCCCAACAACATCCTTCTCCAGAACTAAGGTATCGAAACGATAACCACATTTCGTCtctttataattcaaaatccATCACCAAAGGAACCCTCAATTCTGTTAGTTACACCTACGTCCCTCCGGCCACTACTATTTCACATTATACAATTGCCGCTGGAACAAGTCTTACAAATATGAAGCCTAAAGTTAGCAGTCCCGCGCCTCACCATATTTACGGAAAACCTTCCGCCGGGATTGAAACATCAATGCCGGTTAGCAGACCAAATAGTGAACCAATGGTTGGAGTGGTAAATCCGCTTCCATTAACATCGAAACCGCTTTCATCGAGCGTTTCATCTCCGTACCAACAAGTTTCGCAATACCATCCACCGATTCCGCAAAATACGCCACCTACGAACGTCCTACCACCACCTGCTCACAGTTCGAGGTTGCCTACAACGTACGATCGGATGTATCCAGGTGGAATCGTACCTGGCGGTTTAGCGGTTAAACCAAGCATACAACATGGTACGTCACCTCCAACCGCTGCTTCAGCTCCGTCTCCAATAGCGCGAAGTCATCAACAGTATAGTATGCcag gTGTGACTTATCCATCACAAAACATCCCATCAATTCCTTCAGTTCAAACACAACCCTTAGATTTTTGCGTTACACCTAAATACGATTCGGCAACGTCTCCTAAAAGAAAAGCAACGCCGGTGAGTTCAGCTTCGGCACCTATGTGTCTGGAGAAAAAGCGTCGAGTGGAGACTCCCCCTCATCCCTACGCTAACCAATCAACGCAACAACCTCAACTAGCGCGAGTGTCGGAACCGAGCTCTTTAATAGCGAACGCGGCAACGACAATTACGACGGTGGTGAACGCGGCTGCCCTAAGGACGACGCCTACATCGATGATGCAAGGGCAACCGGTACCCATGGAATCTCTTCCGTCGGATGTGAGTGTGATCTCAATTGTTAGTGAGAAATCTCCCGGGGCACGGGATGCTTGTGAAGTGGTGGTTAGTCCCACAGTTGTGCAAAACATTACCCCTCCGCCCTCGACTACACCCGTTGACGTGGCTTTGAACAGTTGTGCGACCCCCATTAAAGTTGTGGAGATAGTGAACCCCGACTCCGAGAAGTCTAATAGTCCCGGTCCGAATAAAGCGGTATCGTCAACTGGTAGTACGACCACCAGCACGGTAACTACGACAACCAGTTTGAGCACTTCAACCAGTTCGCATCCAATTAGACACTTAAAGAAAGCGTGGCTACAAAGGCATACGGGCGAAGATGTTGTCGACCGAACTGGAATAACCGGAACGGGAAGTTGCGTTACATTACCCATAAACATTACTAATAATGTCCCAAAAGAACCAACAACGGTAACGTCATTACATAGCATTGGATCGATGGCTGTAAAtagtataaataaaacgaaacaCTTTGGTGCGAAAACCAACAACCGAAAATCGCATAAAGATAATTCATTGAACGGAGACGCCGCTAAAGCGGACGATTCTTCCAGTTCAGATCAGGAACGTAATAGGAAAGATCCGCCGAAACGAAAACCACCAAaagtaaaacgaaaaaaaggCGGAACGGCAGCGAAAAAAGTCGAGGaacataaaaaaaggaaagtcACAACCAGCACTAGTAATCCGCCGATTCAAAGCGAAAGCGGTAGCGACAGCGAGAAGGAGAGTGGTAGCGAAAAAGATTCCGATTCCGGAGCTAGCACCACCGTTGCTCCGGTCGCAAAAAAGACTCCCGGACCCGCCGTTAAAGACAAAGAACCGCGAAAACGTGGTAGAAGACCCAAGACTTCAAAAAACGATAAGAGCGAGGAGCCGCGCACGAAGAAATCCAAAGAGGAAGCTTTGCCCCAGCGCGACCCCTTTCGCAAACCACCAGTGGGGCAACTGAAGAAAACCGGGGAGAGTTTTCTTCAGGACGGACCATGCTTCGAAGTTGCGCCTAAATTAGCCAAATGTCGAGAATGTCGTTGGACGCCAAATCAACGATCGAAAAACAtgccaaatattttttgtCGATTTTATGCTTTCCGACGACTTCGATATACTAAAAATGGACAATTGGCTATCGCGGGCTTCTCGGATCCCCATAAAGATGCTTCAGag gatgatttaaaattatggcTCCCATCGGCTGATAAACCACCCACCGATTTAGATCTTGAAACATccagatttattttaaagcaagtcggagatcatttttgtaatttgttaaCTCAAGAAAAGGATGCGCATGGTGAACATATGTCTGAAG aaaaaacaaTCGCTTGGAAAAGAGTTGTTCAAGGAGTAAGAGAAATGTGCGATGTTTGCGAAACGACACTCTTTAACATTCATTGGACGTGTGGAAAATGTGGTTTCGTAGTTTGTTTAGATTGTTACaag GGAAGAAAAAACAAGACGATTAAAATTTGGGGAGAACCCGGTAAAGATCGCGATGATTACTCATGGTTGTTATGTACGAATCGTCAACCTCAcgaacaagaaaaattaatgttaacaCAAATAATAGCCGGGGATTCACTCACAAAGTTAGGCCGTTTAGTTCACGAAATGCGCGAACTTTGGAACGTTGAACAACACTGCGAATGTCCGTTaagtaaagaaattaatcCAAAAACGAACGGTACCCGTAAAGAACTGATTAAGTGTATTCTATCCGGCGAGAATGgcatcaaaaaagaaattaaagaagaatcgGATGTTAAACCACTCGCAAACGGTGCAAACACAACAAGTGTCAAAGATGAAAAGAACTCGTTAAGTTGGTTAGCAGATGTAGCGCTTTCTAATGAAGACAAGAAAAACGAGGACACCAGCGACTCGGAAGACGGTAGTTTTTCAACGTTACGGGAGCTTCTAATTCGGCCTTCTCATAAACACAATGGCAGTCGAGCTGGGTCCCCGGTTTCGGCTGcgaaaactttaaagaaaaCTGGACGATTCGATGCGACTCTCGAGGAGATCATTTCGACTGTTGTTGAAGATGGTGTTCCGAAATTGAAGGAGGAAACTATTTCGCCAGAAACTAAGATCGAATTGAAGCACTTTGTTAGGAAGGACAACTACTTAGCCAGGATACGCGGAATGTTGCCTATAAGAATTATGACTTTAACCGAAAGTAAACTTCTTTATCCTGATATTCCGCATAGTTGGCTTTGTGATGGAAAGTTGCTGAGATTAAATGATACTACACATCAAggaaatactaaaattttccag gatCAATGGAAACGAGGTCAACCAGTTTTAGTTTCTGATGTAACAAAACATTTAAGTAAAGATTTATGGACACCGGAAGCTTTTATTCGCGACTTTGGCGAAGACAAAAATGATTTGATTAATTGTTTGACGGGAAACTTGGTTTTGAATCAACCGATGCGAAAGTTTTGGGAAGGTTTCGAACATTTAACTCGGCGATTAAAAGATGATAAGGGAAATCcgatgttattaaaattaaaagattggCCTCCTGGTGAAGATTTTTCAGATATGCTTCCTAGCCGATTCACCGATTTAATGAAAGTTTTGCCATTATCCGAGTACACACACAGAAATGGAAGATTAAATTTAGCCGGTCGTTTACCGGAGTGTTTTGTACGACCGGATTTAGGTCCGAAAATGTACAACGCTTACGGAAGTGCTTTGCATCCTTCGAAAGGGACGACAAATCTTCATTTGGATATTTCAGACGCTGTCAATGTGATGGTTTATGTTGGTATTCCAAAAGACGGCGATTGTGATGAGCATATAAAAGAAGCTTTTCGAGCAATAGATGAAGCTGGGTGTGATATATTAACAAGAAGAAGAGTTAGAGATAAAGGTGAACTTCCCGGTGCTTTGTGGCATATTTATAACGCGAGAGATGCCGATAAAATACGGgatcttttaaataaagttgtcgTTGAAAAAGGCGGTTGTCTAGAACCAAATCATGACCCCATACACGATCAAAGTTGCTATTTAGATGGTCCGTTACGTGAACGTCTTTACAAGGAATATGGCGTTGAAGGATATGCAATAGTGCAATGTTTGGGTGATGCTGTTTTTATTCCAGCGGGAGCTCCACATCAAGTACGCAATCTTCATAACTGTATTAAAGTGGCTGAAGACTTTGTGTCTCCGGAAAATGTTTCACAATGTTTTCACTTGACCCAAGAGTTTCGTGATTTATCTGATACACACACAAACCATGAAGATAAATTACAAATCAAGAATATTATTTATCATGCGGTGAAAGATGCTCTTTCAGTTTTAACATCTGTGCTTAATGACCACGCGAATACAGTCAAAACGGAAAAGGAAACGGAAAGGAGTAATGGAAGTGGTGGAAATAGTGTGTGCGCGGATGAACATTCGGGAAAATCCACGGACTCGCATGGCGAGCAGGTTTAA